A window of Zalophus californianus isolate mZalCal1 chromosome 17, mZalCal1.pri.v2, whole genome shotgun sequence genomic DNA:
TATTGCAACAGCCTTCGCAGGGGTGCCTGCTCCTGCCCTTCTGTGGTCTGTGCTTTAAGTAGCAGCCTGAGGGATCCTTTATAACTTTAAGTCCGATTATGTTAGTCTTCTGTTCAAAATTCTCTTATGGCTTCTTTAGAGTAAAAACCACTTAAAGTAGCTTCTAGAGAGTCCTCTGTGGTCTGCTCCTACGGCCTGTCTAAATACACCTGTCCTTCTTGCTCCATTTTTTCTGCCTACAGTCTCTTCCCTGCCATTTCTCAGACCTGCGAAGGAAGCTTCTGCCTCAGAACCCTTCACTTGttcctctctgcctggaatagTCTCTCACCTATAACCCTGCAGGCCCCTTCTTTACTTCTTTCAGGTCACTCAGTTCTAATCTCATGTGAGGACTCTGACCACCCTGTTGAAAATGCCATTCTCTCTTGACTCTCTCTGCGCTGCTTTATTTTGGGTGATCATTGCctcacatatttttattcatttgtttattttatctttgccTCCTCACTGGAGTGTAATCTTCAAGAGTggaggacttttgtttgttttgttgattgttcacTATTCTCAGTGCTTAGAATAGTCCTGGTACACGGCAGGGGCTCTgtaaatctttgttgaataaatgaatgaattactgtATAGGAAAGCCTGCCCTCCACAGAAATAGGTAAGAGGCGAACAGATCCATGTGAAGAAGGGattattgcaaaatattttttgtctttaaatgaaTTCTTAACCTGATTCTAATTTCTCGGCTGCCtatggtatatgtgtgtgtgtttgcctttCTGTACAAGCTGACCCGCACCAGCCTGTACAGAGACCTGTACAGAACACGTAGCACTGTTGTTATAACCAAATCGAACACCATTCTCTCCCTGTGACTTTCCTTTAGTAGCAGAGCATATTCATTTGGGGAGGAGATTGTTTTTTGATAGAGGATTCTTTGGTCCACTTCTTAGGCAGCTCccccagaggagggaagaaatTCAACTTCCATATCTCTTATATCAGGGAATGGAAGGTCTCAGAAAATAGCCAGGTTGTGAGTTAGCCTTTCCCTTAAAAGATTTGTCCACCTGCATCCCGTTTGCTTCTTCCGAAATGCACATATGGAATCATAAATGGATCTTATGTCGTTACCTCAGACATAGCGTTGGTGTATAGATGTAAATATACGACTTTCGAAGGCATTTCATACGATGACAGCTTTACTGCCTGTGATGATTCCCTAATAGTCTAGTCTGTTTCTTCTAAATATCATAAGTGATGGAATTTATTTCCCAGCTCACCAATAAACTGCATTCTGCACTTAGAAACAGTCATTCTTGTTGAAGGCCAGTGTATCTATATCCAAAAATTTTCCACACTATTTTCAAAGAGACAGCATTCTTCCCTGGCCTCTAAATTTGActccttttggggtgcctgggtggctcacatggttaagcgtctgccttgggctcaggattgaaccccacattgggctcctggcttagtggggagtctgcttctccctctccctctcccccctgctcatgctctctctgtatctgtgtgtctcaaatgaataaataaaatcttaaaaaaaaattttgattccttttgaggcgggggcagagggtggggggaaggcattTAGAGAGACAGTACAGAAGCCTCAGAAGGATCTAGTGTATAGATCttcatgcttttctttgtttAGCACCCTTGATTTTCTCCTCAGTACCCCCTTGGTATACTGCTGTCTCTGGTGTAGCCTTTCAACTTCTTAGCAAACTGTATTTTCCCATTCTTGTCCTATTTCACATACCTTACTTATAAAAGCTCTTTTCTACTCTGACTTATTTACACTTAAACTGGGATTTAGAATTCTGGATAATCTCAGACATCAGTTTCGAATCCATCTATGCATGCATTTCTTAAACACCTGCTAACTGCTAGGCACTGTTAAAAGCTGTCAACACTGCAAAATGCTTGTCCTTATTGATACTGTACTATGGTGGGAAAGACatgtaatttttgaaaaatgacttAAATCGTATGTCAGGTGgcagtaattttgtttttgttggatTTCATTAATGCTAAGTGGTTGGTTTCCATCACTATATAAGCCAGAGTATTTCATATATGGTGAAAAAGATAAGCTGAACCATCCTGAGGTTCATTAAAGTATCATACTGTATCCTAAGTGTGAAATCTTGACTCTTTGAATGAAGTTTTCACTTGTCCACATCTCTGAATTCTGTCCCTATAGGAGGGAGCAATCAAAGTGAGCTGAGGACCGTTCAAGACAGAGGACCACATGAAGAGCTTTCCTGCTGGCAAATCTGGCAACACattgcaaatgacctatccaGATGTCAAAACTCCATGATAAATAGTTCTCAGCTTCACAAACAAGGTGATTCCCCCTGCCAGCTTGGGGCAGGATTCTCTATTCAAATTTCTGAAGATGAGAACTGTATACTGAATTGTAAAGTGGATGGTCCTAATGGTACTGAAAACTCAGACTTTCCAATTTTGAGAGCCCAGGACTCATGGAGGAAAACTTCTTTGACTGAGTCACAGAGTTATCTGAATAGAAACCAACaaatttccaagaaaaataaGCTGTGTCAGTGTAAACAGGATGTTGATGTCATCAGTTGGATTTCACATCACCTAGATCATGGAATACACAGAAGTGACCAATCTTACAGTGACGATGATTGTGAGAAAGACAGCATGAAGATTTCAACATTGGACCAGGATAGTATGACTCACACAGGACAAAAACCTTACCAGTGTAATGAATGTGAAAAATCCTTCAGTGATCTCTCTACCTTTGATCTTCATCAGCAATTACACTCAAAAGCAAAGTTGCATACATGTAGTGAATGTGGAAAAGGCTTCCGTTATAGCTCAGTTCTTCGTATTCATCAGAGAGTTCACGTGGGAGAGAAAGGCTATAAGTGTGGTGAGAGTGGTAAGGAATTCGGTCAGAGCTCACTTCTGCAAACCCATCAGAAAGTCCACACTGTAGAGAAGCCATTTAAATGCGAGGAGTGTGGGAAAGGCTTTGGTCGTAGATCAGCACTTACTGTTCATTGCAAAgtccacacaggagagaaaccttatCATTGTGAGGAATGTGGGAGGGCCTTCAGTCAGGCCTCTCATCTCCAGGACCATCAGAGAGTCCACACCGGGGAGAAACCATTCAGATGTGATGCATGTGGTAAAAGCTTCAGTCGGAATTCACATCTTCAGTCCCATCAGAGAGTCCACACGGGAGAGAAACCATACAAATGTGAGGAGTGTGGGAAGGGCTTCATTTGTAGCTCAAATCTATACATTCATCAGAGGGTCCACACAGGAGAAAAACCCTACAAATGTGAGGAATGTGGTAAAGGCTTTAGTCGGCCTTCAAGTCTTCAGGCCCATCAGGGtgttcacactggagagaaatcCTACATATGTAATGTGTGTGGTAAAGGCTTTACTCTGAGTTCAAATCTTCAAGCACATCAGAGAgtccacacaggagagaagccaTACAAATGCGATGAGTGTGGGAAGAGCTTCAGGAGGAACTCCCATTATCAAGTTCATCTGGTAGTCCACACAGgggagaaaccctataaatgtgaGGTATGTGGAAAGGGCTTCAGTCAGAGTTCATATCTTCAAATCCATCTGAAGGCACACAGCGTAGAGAAACCTTACAAGTGTGAGGAGTGTGGGCAGGGCTTCAATCAGAGTTCCCGACTTCAGATTCACCAGCTGATCCATACTGGCGAGAAACCGTACAAATGTGAAGAGTGTGGGAAGGGATTCAGTCGTAGAGCAGATCTCAAAATTCATTGCAGaatccacacaggagagaaaccatataattgtgagGAGTGTGGGAAAGTATTCAGGCAGGCCTCAAATCTTCTGGCCCATCAGAGAGTCCATAGTGGAGAGAAACCATTCAAATGTGAGGAGTGTGGGAAGAGTTTTGGTCGCAGTTCACACCTTCAAGCCCATCAGAAAGTCCACACGGGAGAAAAGCCATACAAATGTGAGGAGTGTGGGAAGGGCTTCAAATGGAGCTTGAATCTTGACATGCATCAGAGGgtccacacaggagagaaaccctacaaGTGTGGGGAGTGTGGTAAACACTTCAGTCAGGCCTCAAGTCTTCAGCTTCATCAGAGtgtccacactggagagaaaccatacAAATGTGATGTGTGTGGTAAGGTCTTCAGTCGCTCTTCACAGCTACAGTCTCATCAGAGAGTTCACACAGGGGAGAAACCTTACAAGTGTGAGACGTGTGGTAAGAGCTTCAGCTGGCGATCAAATCTTACCATTCATCACAGAATCCATGCTGGTGATAAATCCTATAAAAGTAACAGGAGTGGGAAGAACATCAGAGAGTCCACCCAGGAAAATAGttgtataaaatgatttttaaaagaaaacccaggtGTCATGTGAATTCTTCCAATCCTgaagttcaaaagaaaaaatcatttatttcatgaAAGTCAATGTTTGAGCCACAGCTTAACATATCCCAGTAGTCAGGAGGCCACACAGCAGAGAACACTTGTAAGTGGCATAGTGAGGTACAGTTTGAACTTTGACCTTTATTAAATACTACTCAGGGGAGAGGCTTTGGAAAGGATGAGTTTTATCAGGCCTTGTATAAAAGTATAATGGACACACTAAAATTAATgcccattagaatgtaagctccataaaTGCAGAGACTTGTTCTGGTTCTACATGGTCTTAACATTGCCAGGTACTTGGGAGGTgctcaatatttgttaaattaataaatggaggaaatgtatatttgaaaattgtgtTGAGATTACCTccagaatttcataaaaatttgtaTTCAGAACAGGTAACCTAAATGTGGCCTTCATAAAATTAATTCAGGGAGACAGAGTTGAAATGCAAGAAAACTACTCAGTACTGCAATCTGTCCTAGTAATTGGGCTTTGCCTTGTGATGAGCTCCTGTCTTTCCCAGCCTCTTATCAAGTTGGGTCTTATCATCTTGGACTTTGAATTTACACTGCATAAAATCAGTGGATAGTTATCTTTTGTGACAGCATAGACTGAAAATTGATTGCTAATCCTACAATAAGCCATTACACTGTTTATTTCTATTCTCAAGAATGTCAAGGCAGGGGTTTACGTGTCAAAGTTATACTAATGACAAACATTTCTTAGTAAATGTTGAATTGATCATTGGTTTCTTATTCTCCACATTTCCATCCAGACTTGATGTGACTGCCTTCTAAATAAGGGTTTTAGCATGACTTTCATAGAAACTGCTTAGGTAGGGACACTttcgtggctcagtcagtaaagcatctgctttcgggtcatgatcctggggtcctgggattgagtcccacatcaggcttcttgcttagtgcagagcctgcttcctctgcctgctgctccccctgcttgtgttttctctctgacaagtaaatgaataaaactttaggaaaaaaaaaacacccaaaaactTGGGTAAGAGAGGCTATTTGAAGTAGATTACTTTTGTCAAGTTCTCTACCCTAttactccttcctctccccaggagtagaaagaagaaaaaaaatatttgttggaatgTGGTAATTTTATCAAACATATTGGTTAGTGGGGCATGACTGACTTTCACACCTTTTCCTAGCAGTGGATTGAGTAAtggctttttagttttgttttttgtttttttagagagagattcccaagcaggctccacactcagcgtggagcctgacactgagcttgatctcacaaccctgagatcatgatctgagctgaaatcgagagttggatgattaaaaaaaaaaaaaaagagttggacgaTTAActggatgagccacccaggtacccgaaATAATTGCTTTTTGAAGTTGGTCAGTATATATCAAAATACAGAATGTGGAATCTCTTTCATCAGGAGATGATAGAATAAGAACTTATGATTAGGAGATTCAAATAGGAGAAAAAGATCAGTAGCTCATCATTGCTGTTAATTTTGTAAAAGTGGAAATGTTCATCAGTaggaatttatataaatatattttgataaactTATACAATAACAGATTCATTAAAATGATGGCTAAGACTTAAGATAGAAGAAGTAATAGTTTAAGGTAGTTTAGGGACATCAAATACTTTAAACATATGTGTGTCTCTGAATGTGTTAATAATGCATCCAGTCATGTGAAGGGCTATTTACCCTATATAAAGTGGCAAGATTTTCAGGgacttttcaaaattttactcAGATTTCTTATTAAGCATCAGTTTTATAGTAAAATACGGTTACTTTGTAGTAACAgtaaactataattttaaaaatttgtaagaaCATATCCCTTACAGTAAGAAACTCTATCATCATGTGGTATATAAAACCAAAACTAAGGAATAGAACTCTGGAAATCCgttgttaaaaaaatttctgtggtCATTCAGAGACATACATTAGTGAGTGTAACCATATATTTGTAATTAATGTATTTGAAGTTTAGGCATAAGTCCATGTGACCAGAAGATTCTAGTGTAATTCCAACAGTGGAAATTTATACATCCTGATTCTTGTCAGACCTCCCTACTGGGTGAATGGATATCCCAAGGGACTGCTGGCAGTCCCTTCCAGTGCTTGGTCTGATTAGGGAAGTAGCTGTGTCTTTACAGACACCATGGCACAGAGAACCTTGAGCTGTGGCAGAAAAGGAATGATGAGAAAATTGTTTACAGAGTAACTGAGTAGGCAAATGATGAAGATGGAGAATGAAGGTACTGtgttttgaggtaaaatttaacAAAGATTCCCTAAGGAAAAGATACCCATAAGGGAGCATCTAGCATGATGGGAACAAGCTGTTGAGCGGGTTTGAATACCATTTCCTACTTAGTCATTTCACTGATACTTAACGCTTATTTGGTTAAAGGGCTTTACTcagcaaatacatatatatatatatatatatatatgtattccaaAGTTGACTTCTTGGACCACACCTTCACATGCTATGTAAAGTATATGCTACCTCAAGTTGCATTAGATATGAGAAATCCTAGGCCTTCCATGTTCAGTTTTGTTTAGTAGATACCAGGATAGCCCATCAACTCTCAAGGTAATTTTAATTTAGTGTGTTAAACAGAAGGTTGGCAAGCTGTTTCCTGTGGGCCAAATGTGGTCTACTACCTTTAAAGCTTTATTGTAACATCGTaatgcccattcatttatgtatctaTGGCTGTTTTCTCATGGCAGTGACAGTTTAGTAGTTGTGACAAACACTGGCccacaaaacccaaaatactttctggccctttacagaaaatacCTGTTGATCCCTGTGTTAAACCAAAAAGATTTGTCTCCCATAACTGGAAAAGCCACAAGTAGAGCAGAATTTCAACCTGGTTCAGTCAGGATTTCAGAATggtttccttttgattcttttatCTGCCCTTCTGACTGATCTTGTTCTTTAGGTTGGTCCAAAGATGGTGGTAACAATAGGGACTTCCTGTTTCTTCACAACCAGTGAAAGAGAACTAGTCTTTCATTTGTAATAATGGGTAGTTCACTACTCTCTCCGAGTGTGCATGGCTCCTCTGCCCTTGACTCCCATCTACACTAAAGATTAAACCTCTGTGTATCCAGTTCCATTGGCCTTTGCAGGCCATTTAGTCTCAACTCCCACTTGACACCGTCGGCTCACACTTATTTTGGCCTCTGGGGGATTTTCCTATCTTAGTTTTGAGCGTGGCTACATATTAACACTTTGGGGACTTGTTATATAGAGTAAgcgtttctttttctttctttctttctttctttctttctttttttttttgaacaaaaaAGGGACCCAAAGTCAAATTCAGTCAGCAACCGAATGATAACACATTGATTGGTTCACAACCTTGTAGATTCTCTTATGTTATAGGGCATCAAAGGGAAGGAATAGAATCCTGAAAAATTGAGGTGCGAATATATGGGCAGATTCTAACAAAGTTGAGGTCTTTGACCTCTAAACTTAGGTGAGTCTCCTTTGCCATTAGGAGGAAGGCTTTTGCTCTGACCTAGTCTCCTCTTGCCTGAAGAACCTGTAATGATCTCCCCCAAGATGGTTTCCTTGCAGGAAACTAGATCCTCTGGTGAGCTTTTCTTATTCTGGCCTGAGTCAACATGAGAGTTGTGGCCCCTCAGCCAATTCCATAACGTGAGTCAGTTCCCATTTCCAGAGCACCTTAAAGGTCAGGCTGGGTCCCTTTAAAAGAATCTGATATACTGCCAAAACTATATACCATAAATTGTTCTAGACTTCCTCAAAGTGACTTGCAGCTGTATTTTATGGAGGTTATATATTAGGTAAGTGGAAATAACCAGAATATGGAGGGATTACTGGACACTAGAGATGACATTACTCCTGGAACCTCAAGTGCATTGTGCTCAGCAATTAATAGTGGGGCTTATAAACAAATAATGGATGCTTTTGCTCAGGTCCATATGTGGTGGTCTGAATGGATTCCTGAGCCCATCATCTGGTTATTTTCCAAGTTCCAGAATGCAGAGTTGCAATAGAAATACCCAACAATTGGCAGAATCCTTACATTG
This region includes:
- the ZNF226 gene encoding zinc finger protein 226 isoform X2 is translated as MINSSQLHKQGDSPCQLGAGFSIQISEDENCILNCKVDGPNGTENSDFPILRAQDSWRKTSLTESQSYLNRNQQISKKNKLCQCKQDVDVISWISHHLDHGIHRSDQSYSDDDCEKDSMKISTLDQDSMTHTGQKPYQCNECEKSFSDLSTFDLHQQLHSKAKLHTCSECGKGFRYSSVLRIHQRVHVGEKGYKCGESGKEFGQSSLLQTHQKVHTVEKPFKCEECGKGFGRRSALTVHCKVHTGEKPYHCEECGRAFSQASHLQDHQRVHTGEKPFRCDACGKSFSRNSHLQSHQRVHTGEKPYKCEECGKGFICSSNLYIHQRVHTGEKPYKCEECGKGFSRPSSLQAHQGVHTGEKSYICNVCGKGFTLSSNLQAHQRVHTGEKPYKCDECGKSFRRNSHYQVHLVVHTGEKPYKCEVCGKGFSQSSYLQIHLKAHSVEKPYKCEECGQGFNQSSRLQIHQLIHTGEKPYKCEECGKGFSRRADLKIHCRIHTGEKPYNCEECGKVFRQASNLLAHQRVHSGEKPFKCEECGKSFGRSSHLQAHQKVHTGEKPYKCEECGKGFKWSLNLDMHQRVHTGEKPYKCGECGKHFSQASSLQLHQSVHTGEKPYKCDVCGKVFSRSSQLQSHQRVHTGEKPYKCETCGKSFSWRSNLTIHHRIHAGDKSYKSNRSGKNIRESTQENSCIK
- the ZNF226 gene encoding zinc finger protein 226 isoform X1 — translated: MNVFKEAVTFKDVAVAFTEEELGLLDSAQRKLYQDVMLENFRNLVSVGHQPFKRDKWHIEREERPWLMKTATPIERNVGGSNQSELRTVQDRGPHEELSCWQIWQHIANDLSRCQNSMINSSQLHKQGDSPCQLGAGFSIQISEDENCILNCKVDGPNGTENSDFPILRAQDSWRKTSLTESQSYLNRNQQISKKNKLCQCKQDVDVISWISHHLDHGIHRSDQSYSDDDCEKDSMKISTLDQDSMTHTGQKPYQCNECEKSFSDLSTFDLHQQLHSKAKLHTCSECGKGFRYSSVLRIHQRVHVGEKGYKCGESGKEFGQSSLLQTHQKVHTVEKPFKCEECGKGFGRRSALTVHCKVHTGEKPYHCEECGRAFSQASHLQDHQRVHTGEKPFRCDACGKSFSRNSHLQSHQRVHTGEKPYKCEECGKGFICSSNLYIHQRVHTGEKPYKCEECGKGFSRPSSLQAHQGVHTGEKSYICNVCGKGFTLSSNLQAHQRVHTGEKPYKCDECGKSFRRNSHYQVHLVVHTGEKPYKCEVCGKGFSQSSYLQIHLKAHSVEKPYKCEECGQGFNQSSRLQIHQLIHTGEKPYKCEECGKGFSRRADLKIHCRIHTGEKPYNCEECGKVFRQASNLLAHQRVHSGEKPFKCEECGKSFGRSSHLQAHQKVHTGEKPYKCEECGKGFKWSLNLDMHQRVHTGEKPYKCGECGKHFSQASSLQLHQSVHTGEKPYKCDVCGKVFSRSSQLQSHQRVHTGEKPYKCETCGKSFSWRSNLTIHHRIHAGDKSYKSNRSGKNIRESTQENSCIK